The following are encoded together in the Zingiber officinale cultivar Zhangliang chromosome 8A, Zo_v1.1, whole genome shotgun sequence genome:
- the LOC122008632 gene encoding O-fucosyltransferase 31-like, whose product MLLRWWSYRYRPPQRSGLLAASLVLLIPSFFPSLFIPLGRTFPSIFSEWNAPQPKHLSLLKGALQHRTSIDKKSELWAPLAPQGWKPCIRPSSTSSLPSKLNGFIQVFLDGGLNQQRMAICDAVAVAKILNATLVIPHLEVNPVWQDMSSFEEIFDIDHFIDTLKEDISIARGLPKEYSWSTREYYAIGIRATRVKTAPVHASADWYLENVLPVLYSYGIAAISPFSHRLTFDNLPGDIQRLRCKVNFQALAFVPHITALGQTLVKRLRNPIHEKTNEYIKEIQDENEAGSGKFAVLHLRFDKDMTAHSSCDFGGGKAERLALAKYRQVIWQGRVLNSQFTDEELRGQGRCPLTPEEIGLLLVALGFDSSTRLFLASHKVYGGEARISSLLKLFPLMEDKKNLASEEELMQVDGKASLLAAVDYFVSMHADIFISASPGNMHNAVLGYRTYKNLKTIRPSMSLLGQLFLNKSIEWSDFQQAVESGHKTRQGQIRLRKPKQSIYTYPATDCMCGG is encoded by the exons ATGCTGCTGCGGTGGTGGAGCTACCGTTACCGGCCGCCGCAGAGGAGCGGACTTCTGGCGGCTTCGCTTGTGCTCCTCATCCCGTCCTTCTTCCCCTCGCTCTTCATCCCGCTTGGTCGCACCTTTCCTTCCATCTTCTCT GAGTGGAATGCTCCACAACCTAAGCATCTGTCCCTTTTAAAGGGTGCCTTACAACATAGAACA TCAATTGACAAAAAGTCTGAACTTTGGGCTCCCTTAGCACCACAAGGATGGAAACCTTGTATCCGACCATCGAGTACCTCCT CACTCCCTAGCAAGTTAAATGGATTTATTCAGGTTTTCCTTGACGGTGGACTGAATCAACAAAGAATGGCA ATCTGTGATGCAGTTGCTGTTGCTAAGATTTTGAATGCTACCCTTGTTATTCCACACCTCGAAGTTAATCCTGTTTGGCAAGATATGAG CTCATTTGAGGAGATATTTGACATCGACCATTTTATCGATACACTAAAAGAGGACATCTCAATAGCTAGAGGATTGCCTAAAGAATACTCTTGGAGCACCAGAGAGTATTATGCTATTGGCATTCGTGCTACAAGAGTGAAGACTGCACCTGTTCATGCTTCTGCAGATTGGTATCTCGAGAATGTTCTGCCTGTCTTATACAG TTACGGCATCGCTGCTATTTCTCCCTTCTCCCACCGACTGACTTTCGACAATTTGCCAGGAGATATACAACGCCTGAGATGTAAAGTAAATTTTCAGGCATTAGCTTTTGTTCCTCATATCACTGCATTAGGACAGACCCTTGTTAAGAGATTGAGGAATCCAATCCATGAAAAGACCAATGAGTATATAAAAGAGATACAAGATGAGAATGAAGCAGGCTCAGGAAAATTTGCAGTGTTACACCTTCGGTTCGATAAG GACATGACGGCACACTCTTCCTGTGATTTTGGAGGTGGTAAAGCTGAAAGGCTTGCCTTAGCCAAATACAGGCAAGTGATATGGCAAGGGAGGGTGTTAAATTCGCAATTCACTGACGAGGAGTTGCGAGGCCAGGGTAGATGCCCATTAACCCCTGAAGAAATAGGACTGCTACTGGTAGCCTTGGGCTTTGACAGCAGCACCCGGCTATTTCTCGCCTCCCATAAG GTGTATGGTGGAGAGGCTAGAATTTCTAGCCTGCTAAAGTTATTCCCACTCATGGAAGATAAGAAGAACCTTGCTTCAGAAGAGGAACTAATGCAGGTGGATGGCAAGGCATCTCTTCTGGCTGCCGTCGACTACTTTGTTAGCATGCACGCAGACATCTTCATCTCTGCATCCCCTGGCAATATGCACAATGCAGTA TTGGGCTATCGGACATATAAGAACTTGAAGACCATACGACCGAGCATGAGCCTGTTAGGGCAATTGTTTCTGAATAAGAGCATAGAGTGGTCTGACTTTCAACAGGCGGTCGAGTCAGGTCACAAGACGCGACAAGGGCAGATTAGGTTGAGGAAGCCAAAACAGTCTATTTACACATATCCAGCTACAGATTGCATGTGTGGAGGATGA
- the LOC122008631 gene encoding transcription factor MYB106-like yields MGRSPCCEKVGLKKGPWTPEEDQKLLAYVEKHGHGSWRALPAKAGLQRCGKSCRLRWTNYLRPDIKRGEFSVQEEQTIVQLHALLGNRWSAIATHLPKRTDNEIKNYWNTHLKKRLAKMGIDPCTHKAKSDALGPAADAGRSRSAANLSHMAQWESARLEAEARLVRESRIRTAAAMGSPPSSSASPPGCVGVFRAWRGGAWEGKPPGQGQRSDLESPTSTLSFAENRLLAAAAAAAAGGLGYQGADRMDNFAGLGIYDAVVGGEAPWLGDGEACGCGQLQAGGGFTGMLLGDKNSDYGGGDSYGNNDCLREEEEEEVEMNKNYWNTILNSVNSSSSSTSSPAF; encoded by the exons ATGGGTCGATCGCCGTGCTGCGAGAAGGTGGGGCTGAAGAAGGGGCCGTGGACGCCGGAGGAAGACCAGAAGCTGCTGGCCTACGTCGAGAAGCACGGCCACGGGAGCTGGAGAGCTTTGCCGGCGAAAGCCG GGCTGCAGCGGTGTGGGAAGAGTTGCAGGTTGAGGTGGACCAACTACCTGAGGCCGGACATCAAGAGAGGGGAGTTTAGTGTGCAGGAGGAGCAGACCATCGTCCAACTGCATGCCCTGCTCGGGAACAG GTGGTCGGCGATCGCGACGCACTTGCCGAAGAGAACGGACAATGAGATCAAGAACTACTGGAACACGCACCTGAAGAAGCGGCTGGCGAAGATGGGCATCGACCCGTGCACGCACAAGGCGAAGAGCGACGCCCTCGGCCCTGCCGCCGACGCCGGACGCTCCCGGAGCGCCGCCAACCTCAGTCACATGGCGCAGTGGGAGAGCGCGCGACTGGAGGCCGAGGCGCGCCTCGTGCGCGAGTCGAGGATTCGGACTGCGGCGGCCATGGGGTCGCCTCCCTCATCCTCCGCCTCTCCGCCGGGCTGCGTCGGCGTGTTCCGGGCTTGGCGAGGAGGGGCGTGGGAAGGGAAGCCGCCGGGGCAAGGTCAAAGGTCGGATCTTGAGTCGCCCACCTCCACGTTGAGCTTCGCGGAGAACCGGCttctggcggcggcggcggcggcggccgccGGAGGGCTCGGCTACCAAGGAGCCGACAGGATGGATAACTTTGCGGGCTTGGGCATCTACGACGCTGTCGTCGGCGGGGAGGCACCGTGGCTAGGAGATGGAGAGGCCTGCGGATGCGGTCAACTGCAAGCCGGCGGAGGCTTCACCGGGATGCTGCTGGGAGACAAGAATTCCGACTACGGTGGCGGCGATTCTTACGGAAACAATGACTGCCtgcgagaggaggaagaagaggaagtagaAATGAACAAGAACTACTGGAACACCATTCTCAACTCCGTcaactcttcctcttcttccaccTCGTCGCCGGCGTTCTAG
- the LOC122008630 gene encoding EH domain-containing protein 1-like, translated as MDIDSLPMRKHHAKIYQEWFSLADSDGDGRITGNDAIAFFAMSNLSRADLKQVWAIADSKRRGYLGFKEFVSAMQLVALAQAGSEINQNTLSNADLDKLNPPLMEGLENLLCRNKASSVKNEPEPEPSVNIQTQKPTLQWFGSKSAKTLPLSSVTSIVDGLKRLYLEKLKPLEVTYRFNDFACPLLTNSDFDAKPMIMLLGQYSTGKTTFIKHLLKSSYPGAHIGPEPTTDRFVVIMSGPDERTVPGNTIAVQADMPFNGLTTFGSAFLSKFECSQMPNSLLEHLAFVDTPGVLSGEKQRTQRSYDFTGVTSWFASKCDLILLLFDPHKLDISDEFKRVIASLRGHDDKIRVVLNKADQVDTQQLMRVYGALMWSLGKVLNTPEVMRVYIGSFNDKPINEAAVGPLGKELFEKEQDDLLSDLKDIPKKACDRKINEFVKRARAAKIHAYVISHLKNEMPAMLGKAKAQQKLIDNLEDQFAKVQREYHLPAGDFPDVEHFKEVLSGYSIDKFEKLKPKMVQAVDDMLAHDIPQLLKTFRNPYER; from the exons ATGGATATCGATTCCTTACCGATGAGGAAGCATCACGCCAAGATCTACCAGGAATGGTTCTCCCTCGCGGATTCAG acggGGATGGACGCATCACGGGAAATGACGCCATCGCCTTCTTCGCCATGTCCAATTTGTCTCGCGCCGATCTTAAGCAG GTATGGGCCATTGCAGACTCTAAACGGCGTGGTTATCTGGGCTTCAAAGAGTTTGTTTCAGCAATGCAG CTTGTGGCGTTAGCACAAGCAGGCAGTGAGATTAACCAAAATACACTTTCTAATGCGG ATTTGGACAAATTGAATCCTCCACTTATGGAAGGCCTAGAAAATTTACTTTGT agAAATAAGGCTTCATCAGTGAAAAATGAACCTGAACCTGAGCCATCGG TGAATATTCAGACACAAAAACCAACATTACAGTGGTTCGGCTCTAAATCAGCAAAAACG TTACCATTGAGCTCAGTTACTTCCATTGTTGATGGATTGAAGAGGCTATACCTCGAAAAGCTGAAACCTCTTGAAGTTACCTATCGTTTCAATGATTTTGCCTGCCCTTTGTTG ACAAACAGTGATTTTGATGCTAAGCCCATGATCATGCTCCTGGGCCAATATTCCACTGGAAAAACAACATTCATTAAACATTTACTGAAGTCAAGTTATCCAG GTGCTCATATCGGTCCAGAACCAACCACTGACCGTTTTGTTGTGATAATG TCCGGACCCGATGAAAGGACTGTTCCTGGGAATACTATTGCTGTACAAGCGGATATGCCTTTCAATGGTCTTACAACGTTTGGATCTGCATTTTTATCAAAGTTTGAGTGCTCACAAATGCCAAATTCG CTGCTGGAACACTTAGCGTTTGTCGATACTCCTGGCGTACTTTCTGGAGAAAAACAACGAACTCAACGCAGTTATGACTTCACCGGTGTTACTTCATGGTTCGCATCGAAATGTGATCTTATTCTTCTTTTGTTCGATCCACATAAGCTCGACATCAGTGATGAGTTCAAACGTGTTATTGCCTCTCTTCGTGGCCATGACGACAAAATACGTGTGGTCCTGAATAAAGCGGATCAAGTTGACACTCAACAG CTTATGAGAGTTTATGGTGCATTGATGTGGTCACTCGGAAAAGTTCTAAATACTCCTGAAGTAATGCGTGTATACATCGG TTCGTTCAATGACAAACCCATAAACGAGGCAGCGGTTGGTCCACTTGGGAAGGAGCTGTTTGAAAAAGAACAGGATGATCTCCTTTCTGATTTGAAAGATATTCCTAAGAAGGCTTGTGATCGCAAG ATCAATGAATTCGTTAAGAGAGCTAGAGCAGCAAAAATTCATGCTTATGTCATTAGTCACCTTAAAAATGAGATGCCAGCGATGCTAGGCAAGGCAAAGGCTCAACAGAAACTCATTGATAATCTTGAGGACCAGTTTGCTAAG GTTCAGAGGGAGTATCATCTCCCAGCTGGGGATTTCCCCGACGTGGAGCACTTTAAAGAAGTTTTGAGCGGCTACAGTATCGATAAGTTTGAGAAGCTGAAGCCCAAAATGGTGCAGGCTGTGGACGATATGCTTGCTCATGACATCCCCCAATTGCTCAAAACTTTCAGGAACCCATACGAACGCTGA